In a genomic window of Gouania willdenowi chromosome 11, fGouWil2.1, whole genome shotgun sequence:
- the scn1bb gene encoding sodium channel, voltage-gated, type I, beta b codes for METSIHLMLFSLICTTMFVYQCHAACAEVDSDTEAVAGAGFKLGCISCKKRSEVKGYATVEWFFRANGEADFVPIYTYTKETGQTIEHDLFMDRVDWNGSKRSGDIQDASIYLLNVTFNDSGTYQCFFNRILTYENHEYSTTISKVVHLTVVAKATRGTASIVSEVMMYVSIIGLQVWLLIEMIYCYRKISAAGEEALREAANAEYLAIASESKDNCAGVQVGE; via the exons ATGGAAACATCAATTCACCTGATGCTTTTCTCCCTGATCTGCACCACCATGTTTG TGTACCAGTGTCATGCAGCCTGTGCAGAGGTGGACTCTGACACCGAGGCCGTGGCCGGCGCTGGTTTCAAGCTGGGCTGCATTTCCTGTAAGAAGAGGAGTGAGGTGAAAGGATACGCCACGGTCGAGTGGTTCTTCAGGGCCAACGGAGAAGCCGACTTTGTTCct ATCTACACCTACACCAAGGAGACGGGCCAAACGATCGAACACGACCTCTTCATGGACCGCGTGGACTGGAACGGGAGCAAGAGGAGCGGCGACATTCAGGACGCGTCCATCTACCTGCTCAACGTCACCTTCAACGACTCGGGCACCTACCAATGCTTCTTCAACCGCATCCTCACCTACGAGAACCACGAGTACAGCACCACGATCAGCAAGGTGGTCCACCTCACTGTGGTGGCTAAAG CCACCAGAGGAACGGCCTCCATCGTGTCAGAAGTGATGATGTACGTGTCCATCATCGGGCTGCAGGTGTGGCTCCTCATAGAGATGATTTACTGCTACAGAAAGATCTCTGCGGCTGGAGAGGAGGCCTTACGGGAAGCAGC aaatgctgagtATTTAGCGATCGCCTCGGAAAGTAAAGATAACTGTGCAGGGGTGCAGGTCGGAGAATAG
- the zbtb22a gene encoding zinc finger and BTB domain-containing protein 20, producing MDPSCGVPAASAGLTVQVCFPGARVAVLDNLNRQREEGRLCDLSIHVQGRVFRAHRCVLAASSPYFHDQVLLKNVTTVSLPSVMDPVAFESVLSSAYTGQLSIVHDDIVNYVTVASFLQMWHIVDKCTEILKRPRSCVEGFSGEASAAHSGSASRQQSPSSTECFYSEKEGKKKEKKPDALPPLATWRRPQQLPRWGRPTPKPSSAQHLADSQVDELPAFIQTELTSCEESWAGGPAKGPHTTHDGHGHNGRHHGAFPNADAFRHKVRLQQRQSSDHRLLDRSRESGECDETDERKKDERRETEADEGVGDEAEKKKDYPQISYCDFQPSSNEILESVQRQSVDSVKEKLARGLVEANPSSDVPRDQDCEAPPLPPWQASPWPRPYQRSAEGSTGSCGKDDQSKETHKEELECFSEATYDEIEEGTGQVSQRPLLAGSPDFTMSASEVNWSSSQTPTSSQHLSPSSATFPTPPSPPTPSSSSSSVSVAGSAYSGKVHFCHCGKAYTLKSMRDRHVKMQHLNLRPFGCPVCTKSFKMKHHLTKHLKTHGGLRPYECAVCGKKVIWRDSFLRHQARCERLASSGSAANDTVATATHMDDSYCYEFEHGESFLPPDGQVKVEEVDFQREIQEGLGGLLGGVTSGMVEELGNTRQRLESSSHVFKEEVSESFNGT from the exons ATGGATCCGTCCTGCGGCGTCCCCGCGGCCTCGGCGGGTTTAACGGTCCAGGTTTGCTTCCCTGGAGCTCGCGTCGCAGTTCTGGACAATTTGAATCGTCAGCGTGAAGAGGGTCGACTGTGTGACCTCTCCATCCACGTACAGGGTCGAGTGTTCAGGGCGCACCGCTGCGTGCTCGCTGCATCCTCGCCATACTTTCACGATCAG GTGCTTCTGAAGAACGTTACCACGGTGTCTCTTCCTTCAGTCATGGACCCTGTGGCCTTTGAGAGTGTCCTGAGTTCTGCGTACACGGGCCAGCTGAGCATCGTGCATGATGACATCGTCAACTATGTGACTGTGGCCAGTTTCCTTCAAATGTGGCACATCGTGGACAAATGCACCGAGATCCTAAAAAGACCCAGATCCTGTGTAGAAGGTTTCTCTGGGGAGGCTTCTGCAGCTCACTCTGGGTCTGCCTCTCGCCAGCAGTCACCAAGCAGCACTgagtgcttttattctgaaaaggaggggaaaaagaaggagaagaagccTGATGCTTTGCCTCCTTTAGCCACATGGAGGCGCCCACAACAGCTTCCCCGATGGGGGCGTCCCACTCCCAAGCCCTCATCAGCCCAGCACTTAGCAGACTCCCAGGTGGACGAGCTCCCTGCCTTTATACAGACTGAGCTCACCAGCTGTGAGGAGTCCTGGGCAGGGGGCCCCGCTAAAGGCCCCCACACCACTCACGATGGACACGGACACAATGGCCGCCACCACGGGGCGTTCCCTAATGCAGACGCTTTCAGGCACAAAGTCCGACTCCAGCAGCGACAAAGCAGCGATCATCGTCTGCTGGACAGGAGCAGAGAGAGTGGAGAGTGTGATGAGACGGACGAGAGGAAGAAGGACGAGAGGAGAGAGACGGAGGCTGATGAGGGAGTGGgagatgaagcagagaagaagaaagactaCCCACAGATCAGCTACTGTG ACTTCCAACCTTCCTCGAATGAAATCCTGGAATCTGTGCAGAGGCAGAGCGTGGATTCAGTGAAAGAGAAGCTGGCGAGAGGTTTGGTGGAAGCTAATCCGTCCTCAGATGTTCCCAGAGATCAGGACTGTGAAGCTCCGCCCCTCCCGCCATGGCAGGCATCTCCGTGGCCTCGCCCATACCAGAGGAGCGCTGAGGGATCCACTGGGAGCTGTGGTAAGGACGATCAGAGCAAAGAAACCCACAAGGAGGAGCTGGAGTGTTTCTCTGAGGCGACGTACGATGAGATCGAAGAAGGCACGGGGCAGGTTTCCCAGAGGCCTTTGCTCGCCGGCTCACCTGACTTCACCATGAGCGCCTCAGAGGTGAACTGGTCCTCCTCCCAGACCCCCACCTCCAGCCAGCACCTGTCCCCCTCCTCCGCCACGTTCCCCACGCCTCCTTCACCCCCCACCccgtcctcctcctcatcctctgtGAGCGTCGCTGGCTCCGCCTACTCTGGTAAAGTCCACTTCTGTCACTGCGGGAAGGCGTACACACTGAAGAGCATGCGCGACCGACACGTGAAGATGCAGCACCTGAACCTACGTCCGTTCGGCTGTCCCGTCTGCACCAAGTCCTTCAAGATGAAGCATCACCTGACCAAACACCTGAAGACTCATGGCGGGCTGCGGCCATACGAGTGCGCCGTGTGTGGGAAGAAGGTGATCTGGAGGGACAGCTTCCTGAGACACCAGGCCCGCTGCGAAAGACTCGCGTCATCCGGCTCGGCCGCCAATGACACTGTCGCCACGGCGACTCACATGGACGACAGCTACTGCTACGAGTTTGAGCACGGGGAGAGTTTCCTACCCCCTGACGGACAGGtgaaggtggaggaggtggactTCCAGCGGGAGATACAGGAGGGACTGGGGGGGCTGCTGGGGGGCGTGACTTCTGGAATGGTGGAGGAGTTGGGAAACACGAGGCAGCGTTTGGAGTCCAGCAGCCACGTTTTTAAAGAGGAGGTCAGCGAGAGCTTTAACGGGACCTAA